From Streptomyces sp. 6-11-2, one genomic window encodes:
- a CDS encoding RNA-binding protein gives MIEEALEHLVKGIVDNPDDVQVASRDLRRGRVLEVRVHPDDLGKVIGRNGRTARALRTVVGAIGGRGVRVDLVDVDHVR, from the coding sequence ATGATCGAGGAGGCGCTTGAGCACCTCGTGAAGGGCATCGTCGACAACCCTGACGATGTGCAGGTCGCCTCGCGCGACCTGCGCCGCGGACGCGTGCTCGAGGTCCGGGTGCACCCGGACGACCTGGGCAAGGTGATCGGCCGCAACGGTCGTACCGCACGCGCCCTGCGCACCGTCGTGGGCGCCATCGGCGGCCGCGGTGTCCGTGTCGACCTCGTCGACGTGGACCACGTCCGCTGA
- the rpsP gene encoding 30S ribosomal protein S16, translated as MAVKIKLKRLGKIRSPHYRIVVADSRTRRDGRAIEEIGLYHPVQNPSRIEVNAERVAYWLSVGAQPTEPVLAILKKTGDWQKFKGEPAPAPLLQPAEKATRPSFEAIGGDDENKGEAITQKKKAEKKDEAAAESSSAESTEA; from the coding sequence GTGGCAGTCAAGATCAAGCTGAAGCGTCTGGGCAAGATCCGTTCGCCTCACTACCGCATCGTCGTCGCCGACTCCCGTACCCGCCGTGACGGCCGGGCCATCGAGGAGATCGGTCTGTACCACCCGGTGCAGAACCCCTCGCGCATCGAGGTCAACGCCGAGCGTGTGGCGTACTGGCTCTCCGTCGGCGCCCAGCCGACCGAGCCCGTGCTCGCCATCCTGAAGAAGACCGGCGACTGGCAGAAGTTCAAGGGCGAGCCCGCCCCCGCGCCGCTGCTCCAGCCGGCCGAGAAGGCCACGCGCCCGTCGTTCGAGGCCATCGGTGGTGACGACGAGAACAAGGGTGAGGCCATCACCCAGAAGAAGAAGGCTGAGAAGAAGGACGAGGCCGCCGCCGAGTCTTCTTCGGCTGAGTCGACCGAGGCCTGA
- a CDS encoding SAM-dependent methyltransferase has protein sequence MTPALVRQHVRHTATVPDAESRARARDWSEIQERMLVPLYEAVYARLDVGSRTRLLALGCGSGLALLLAAARGATVTGVDSSCPERLALARRRLLPEPGDTRARATARIVDGSPRDAAAPDSPAYTLVTAFEPIGCTVGCLAGDSEEPAGLLAAATPLAERGAPVVLTGWGPPERCATSSVLRVATKLADPLRSPGNRRPTPRDDLEEVARRAGLRPDGSGRVACPFGYADLDSAVRGLLSTGLFDAAVAATDRNQVDKELAEALLAHQRPDGTVWMPNVFRYLIARTP, from the coding sequence ATGACACCTGCGCTCGTGCGGCAGCACGTACGGCACACGGCAACAGTGCCCGACGCGGAGTCACGCGCACGCGCGCGTGACTGGTCCGAGATCCAGGAGCGGATGCTGGTCCCGCTCTACGAGGCCGTCTACGCGCGACTGGACGTGGGCTCCCGCACACGGCTGCTGGCCCTCGGCTGCGGCTCCGGACTCGCCCTGCTCCTGGCCGCGGCCAGAGGCGCGACGGTCACCGGTGTCGACTCCTCCTGCCCCGAGCGGCTCGCCCTCGCCCGCAGGCGGCTGCTGCCGGAACCGGGGGACACACGCGCGCGTGCGACCGCCCGGATCGTCGACGGATCACCGCGGGACGCCGCTGCCCCCGACAGCCCCGCGTACACCCTCGTGACCGCCTTCGAGCCGATCGGCTGCACGGTCGGCTGCCTCGCGGGCGACTCGGAGGAGCCGGCCGGTCTGCTCGCCGCCGCGACACCGCTCGCCGAGAGGGGGGCGCCCGTGGTCCTGACCGGCTGGGGACCGCCGGAGCGCTGCGCGACCTCGTCCGTGCTGCGGGTGGCGACCAAGCTCGCCGATCCGCTGCGCAGCCCCGGCAACCGGCGCCCCACCCCGCGCGACGACCTGGAGGAGGTGGCCCGGCGCGCCGGTCTGCGGCCGGACGGCTCCGGCCGCGTCGCCTGCCCCTTCGGGTACGCCGACCTCGACAGCGCGGTACGCGGACTGCTCTCCACGGGGCTGTTCGACGCGGCCGTCGCCGCCACCGACCGGAACCAGGTCGACAAGGAACTCGCCGAGGCCCTGCTCGCACACCAGCGGCCGGACGGCACCGTGTGGATGCCCAACGTCTTCCGGTACCTGATCGCACGGACCCCCTGA
- the rimM gene encoding ribosome maturation factor RimM (Essential for efficient processing of 16S rRNA) — MQLVVARIGRAHGIKGEVTVEVRTDEPELRLAPGAVLATDPASAGPLTIETGRVHSGRLLLRFEGVRDRTAAEALRNILLIAEIDPEELPEGEDEYYDHQLMDLDVVTTEGKEVGRITEISHLPSQDLLIVERPDGTEVMIPFVGEIVTEIDLEEQRAVVDPPPGLIDDQDVRDEATDGPGASSHTSAEDES; from the coding sequence GTGCAGCTGGTAGTCGCACGGATCGGCCGCGCCCACGGCATCAAGGGCGAGGTCACCGTGGAGGTACGTACCGACGAGCCCGAACTGCGGCTCGCCCCCGGCGCCGTCCTGGCCACCGACCCGGCGTCCGCCGGCCCGCTGACCATCGAGACGGGCCGCGTCCACAGCGGCCGCCTCCTGCTGCGCTTCGAGGGCGTGCGCGACCGCACCGCCGCCGAGGCCCTGCGCAACATCCTCCTGATCGCCGAGATCGACCCGGAGGAGCTTCCCGAGGGCGAGGACGAGTACTACGACCACCAACTGATGGACCTCGACGTCGTCACCACGGAGGGCAAGGAGGTCGGCCGGATCACCGAGATCTCCCACCTGCCCTCCCAGGACCTCCTGATCGTCGAGCGTCCGGACGGCACCGAGGTGATGATCCCGTTCGTCGGGGAGATCGTCACCGAGATCGACCTGGAGGAGCAGCGGGCGGTCGTCGACCCGCCGCCCGGCCTCATCGACGACCAGGACGTCCGCGACGAGGCCACCGACGGACCCGGCGCCTCCTCCCACACATCCGCGGAGGACGAGTCCTGA